One stretch of Eupeodes corollae chromosome 2, idEupCoro1.1, whole genome shotgun sequence DNA includes these proteins:
- the LOC129944469 gene encoding uncharacterized protein LOC129944469 isoform X3, whose protein sequence is MRLFCKTISLNTIIMLQITNGDSSEVELKNSVPIIDIPDQKEDVCENVLEGKMISTELNGTADPCSKTILNYDGSDSGLDIATTVSLRLQRALSSNSGDYASSSGGIDVESNVNDNLSCGSSMISCTSDLCSEHKTVSTVPHQKANYECCSENGSESSSVAVGCKIRKTNNVKKKVGVFDPNSNKSVWKMSDGNQQSTQLNKMRSRVSNTSHTKTENFSLQIRERARSREKAEKPLSNSSSKNGTPPFRSTPVRRTPKPDSLPSALNSTVCLQRGSYRTPSMTRARTPGTPSDDGRWPSIGGRGASVGIGPKRGTSVTPELGSLKIRGQIMSFDSKCLNSSGISSNTLPRRRKQKSVEDLRGRASRSSSNSRDNGMVSSITVTTRNNMGPAFFTPKTFTPPNKVTNRKTTSKTRIYHEMGIQTVMIGHDIQRAFDGKTCRCVQIDSAEFAEKQTQSDIRDIEIERLRGEIQSLISKQSELSNKLDEKTIKVQTMEQQIIKEREEKISIQRELNQNTERVIGMLEFTRQSQPEEGSCDSLMMLESQIQMSGHELVEKQHEIIKLRKLCRTLQAEMERVLVSQECLMQEKICMEREAVELQDFLQHEKTAMCDALNESELEYKHCKKMLSEKEEEIKVLRDECRHLVRLNEQRRQENKLMQSKYSLLESKIKDLKLNQNTAVNGASMALSGLHARLDNLVEQLISSYNISEQDLEDFAYHNEAYPNSISSCNVTPEYENNADVGHTDQTDGSLSPQRNQSFIAAVISAIRNATVPTGKKFRSFSSKQSEAANGDESDSTEMLDSETEPCLMMDNVLEDVTMPDSHSHNMVSSTGIAISQIELPPDLVHAGDDSLHNLSQAITNRQQAELQITSTALNVVCQLGKNVENSLVDEISFHESVAEMPSIVDYCSTQALVDQVIEVDNLITKLLKVLRLIQMDNDLCIQQLIVDKNKLQQNKEDMLEKLKDLQDMNNKLQDELMDATQELMMKTADLTTSKADIQRHRNEIDKRIELKLNSCKKKTAAGNENKETNGDVSLFFRKISE, encoded by the exons CTATATCATTAAATACTATAATAATGCTGCAAATAACAAATGGAGACAGTTCTGAAGTGGAATTGAAAAACTCTGTTCCGATCATAGACATCCCCGATCAAAAAGAAGATGTTTGTGAAAATGTTTTAGAAGGCAAAATGATAAGTACAGAACTAAACGGGACTGCTGATCCATGTTCCAAAACTATTCTTAACTATGATGGAAGTGATAGTGGTTTGGATATAGCTACAACTGTAAGTCTACGTTTGCAACGCGCGCTAAGCAGTAATAGTGGTGATTACGCTAGCAGTAGCGGTGGGATAGATGTTGAGTCAAATGTCAACGATAATTTATCATGTGGATCAAGTATGATAAGTTGTACATCTGACTTATGCAGCGAACATAAAACAGTTAGTACAGTTCCTCACCAGAAAGCCAATTATGAGTGCTGTAGTGAAAATGGAAGCGAAAGCTCTTCAGTAGCTGTTGGATGTAAGATTCGGAAAACTAATAATGTCAAGAAAAAAGTTGGAGTGTTTGACCCAAATTCCAATAAATCAGTTTGGAAGATGAGCGATGGAAATCAACAAAGTACACAACTGAATAAAATGAGATCCCGTGTGAGTAACACATCACATACAAAAACAGAGAATTTTTCTTTGCAAATACGTGAGCGTGCAAGATCTCGCGAAAAAGCGGAAAAACCACTTTCAAACTCCTCAAGCAAAAATGGTACACCTCCATTCCGTTCGACTCCAGTAAGACGCACACCAAAGCCAGACTCGTTGCCAAGTGCTTTAAATTCCACAGTTTGCTTACAACGCGGTTCCTATCGTACTCCCTCAATGACAAGAGCACGTACACCAGGGACTCCCTCAGATGATGGACGCTGGCCTTCAATTGGAGGTAGAGGTGCAAGCGTTGGTATAGGTCCAAAACGTGGCACCTCTGTAACACCAGAGTTGGGGTCACTTAAAATCCGCGGACAAATAATGTCTTTTGACTCTAAGTGCTTGAATTCTAGTGGAATTTCATCAAATACTTTACCTCGTAGAAGAAAACAGAAATCAGTTGAAGATTTAAGGGGTCGAGCTTCAAGAAGTAGCTCAAATTCCAGAGATAATGGAATGGTTTCATCGATTACAGTAACGACAAGGAACAATATGGGCCCAGCGTTTTTTACACCTAAAACTTTTACTCCCCCAAACAAAGTTACTAATAGAAAAACGActtcaaaaacaagaatttatcATGAGATGGGAATACAAACTGTTATGATTGGACACGATATTCAAAGAGCATTCGACGGCAAAACATGCCGATGCGTTCAAATAGATTCAGCTGAATTTGCAGAAAAACAAACGCAGTCAGATATAAGAGACATTGAAATAGAGCGTCTTCGCGGGGAGATACAATCGCTTATAAGTAAACAATCAGAGTTATCAAATAAGTTAgacgaaaaaacaataaaagttcaaactatggaacaacaaataattaaggaaagagaagaaaaaatttcaattcaaagagaattaaatcaaaacactGAACGTGTGATCGGTATGTTAGAATTTACACGCCAATCGCAGCCAGAAGAAGGCAGTTGCGACAGCCTTATGATGTTAGAATCTCAAATACAGATGTCGGGTCACGAACTAGTGGAAAAACAAcatgaaattataaaattaagaaagcTTTGCCGCACCTTACAAGCAGAAATGGAGCGGGTATTGGTCTCACAAGAATGTCTGATGCAGGAAAAAATATGCATGGAGCGAGAAGCAGTTGAGCTGCAAGACTTCCTTCAGCATGAAAAAACAGCAATGTGTGATGCACTCAACGAAAGTGAGCTTGAATATAAGCATTGCAAAAAAATGCTCTccgaaaaagaagaagagatcAAGGTCTTACGTGACGAGTGTCGTCATTTAGTTAGATTAAATGAGCAACGAAG gcaagaaaacaaactaatgcaatcaaaatattcacttcttgagtcaaaaatcaaagaccttaaactcaatcaaaatacaGCAGTAAATGGGGCATCTATGGCGCTTTCAGGCCTACATGCTAGGTTGGACAACTTAGTGGAACAACTTATATCATCATATAATATATCCGAGCAAGATTTAGAG GATTTTGcatatcacaatgaagcttacCCCAATAGTATAAGCAGCTGTAACGTAACTCCTGAGTATGAAAATAATGCCGATGTGGGGCATACCGACCAAACTGATGGCTCATTGTCGCCGCAAAGAAATCAGTCATTTATTGCAGCAGTCATTAGTGCCATTCGAAATGCTACAGTTCCAACTGGTAAAAAATTCCGGTCGTTTAGTAGTAAACAGTCAGAGGCGGCTAACGGAG acgAATCTGATTCTACGGAAATGCTTGATTCTGAAACGGAACCCTGCCTCATGATGGACAACGTGTTAGAAGATGTGACAATGCCTGACTCTCATTCGCATAATATGGTTTCCTCAACAGGAATTGCAATTTCTCAAATAGAACTGCCTCCCGATTTAGTTCATGCAGGGGACGATTCACTTCATAACTTGTCGCAGGCAATTACAAATCGCCAACAAGCTGAATTGCAAATAACATCAACAGCTTTGAACGTAGTTTGTCAGTTGGg TAAAAACGTTGAGAACAGCTTGGTGGATGAAATAAGTTTCCATGAATCTGTTGCTGAAATGCCGTCTATTGTAGACTACTGTTCGACACAAGCACTTGTTGATCAAGTGATAGAGGTTGATAACCTTATTACAAAATTACTGAAAGTTTTGAGACTGATTCAAATGGATAACGATCTTTGCATTCAGCAACTAATTGTTGATaa AAATAAACTTCAACAAAACAAGGAAGATATGTTGGAAAAACTCAAAGATCTTCAGGATATGAATAACAAGTTGCAGGACGAACTGATGGATGCTACACAAGAGCTAATGATGAAAACCGCAGATCTTACTACTTCTAAAGCTGATATTCAGAGACATAGAAATGAAATAGAT AAACGGATCGAGCTCAAGTTaaattcttgcaaaaaaaaaactgcggcAGGAAACGAAAACAAAGAGACGAACGGCGATGTTTCTTTATTCTTTCGCAAGATAAGTGAATAA
- the LOC129944469 gene encoding myosin-2 heavy chain isoform X1, with translation MRLFCKTISLNTIIMLQITNGDSSEVELKNSVPIIDIPDQKEDVCENVLEGKMISTELNGTADPCSKTILNYDGSDSGLDIATTVSLRLQRALSSNSGDYASSSGGIDVESNVNDNLSCGSSMISCTSDLCSEHKTVSTVPHQKANYECCSENGSESSSVAVGCKIRKTNNVKKKVGVFDPNSNKSVWKMSDGNQQSTQLNKMRSRVSNTSHTKTENFSLQIRERARSREKAEKPLSNSSSKNGTPPFRSTPVRRTPKPDSLPSALNSTVCLQRGSYRTPSMTRARTPGTPSDDGRWPSIGGRGASVGIGPKRGTSVTPELGSLKIRGQIMSFDSKCLNSSGISSNTLPRRRKQKSVEDLRGRASRSSSNSRDNGMVSSITVTTRNNMGPAFFTPKTFTPPNKVTNRKTTSKTRIYHEMGIQTVMIGHDIQRAFDGKTCRCVQIDSAEFAEKQTQSDIRDIEIERLRGEIQSLISKQSELSNKLDEKTIKVQTMEQQIIKEREEKISIQRELNQNTERVIGMLEFTRQSQPEEGSCDSLMMLESQIQMSGHELVEKQHEIIKLRKLCRTLQAEMERVLVSQECLMQEKICMEREAVELQDFLQHEKTAMCDALNESELEYKHCKKMLSEKEEEIKVLRDECRHLVRLNEQRRQENKLMQSKYSLLESKIKDLKLNQNTAVNGASMALSGLHARLDNLVEQLISSYNISEQDLEDFAYHNEAYPNSISSCNVTPEYENNADVGHTDQTDGSLSPQRNQSFIAAVISAIRNATVPTGKKFRSFSSKQSEAANGDESDSTEMLDSETEPCLMMDNVLEDVTMPDSHSHNMVSSTGIAISQIELPPDLVHAGDDSLHNLSQAITNRQQAELQITSTALNVVCQLGKNVENSLVDEISFHESVAEMPSIVDYCSTQALVDQVIEVDNLITKLLKVLRLIQMDNDLCIQQLIVDKNKLQQNKEDMLEKLKDLQDMNNKLQDELMDATQELMMKTADLTTSKADIQRHRNEIDRLNEDICQLSTLCSQNNSQCNSLEQEETTDGILRMLKNWNQNGRFEEADLKGYLESVCIEPRETLKIQRNFLSVSYEKPIHEIRRQCELINNALNVLNKLENIVRENPLLLQLQLDLEKVNVESNKTLSFYSSSSQEDINANDSSVTLAKISCEDSTNQTPD, from the exons CTATATCATTAAATACTATAATAATGCTGCAAATAACAAATGGAGACAGTTCTGAAGTGGAATTGAAAAACTCTGTTCCGATCATAGACATCCCCGATCAAAAAGAAGATGTTTGTGAAAATGTTTTAGAAGGCAAAATGATAAGTACAGAACTAAACGGGACTGCTGATCCATGTTCCAAAACTATTCTTAACTATGATGGAAGTGATAGTGGTTTGGATATAGCTACAACTGTAAGTCTACGTTTGCAACGCGCGCTAAGCAGTAATAGTGGTGATTACGCTAGCAGTAGCGGTGGGATAGATGTTGAGTCAAATGTCAACGATAATTTATCATGTGGATCAAGTATGATAAGTTGTACATCTGACTTATGCAGCGAACATAAAACAGTTAGTACAGTTCCTCACCAGAAAGCCAATTATGAGTGCTGTAGTGAAAATGGAAGCGAAAGCTCTTCAGTAGCTGTTGGATGTAAGATTCGGAAAACTAATAATGTCAAGAAAAAAGTTGGAGTGTTTGACCCAAATTCCAATAAATCAGTTTGGAAGATGAGCGATGGAAATCAACAAAGTACACAACTGAATAAAATGAGATCCCGTGTGAGTAACACATCACATACAAAAACAGAGAATTTTTCTTTGCAAATACGTGAGCGTGCAAGATCTCGCGAAAAAGCGGAAAAACCACTTTCAAACTCCTCAAGCAAAAATGGTACACCTCCATTCCGTTCGACTCCAGTAAGACGCACACCAAAGCCAGACTCGTTGCCAAGTGCTTTAAATTCCACAGTTTGCTTACAACGCGGTTCCTATCGTACTCCCTCAATGACAAGAGCACGTACACCAGGGACTCCCTCAGATGATGGACGCTGGCCTTCAATTGGAGGTAGAGGTGCAAGCGTTGGTATAGGTCCAAAACGTGGCACCTCTGTAACACCAGAGTTGGGGTCACTTAAAATCCGCGGACAAATAATGTCTTTTGACTCTAAGTGCTTGAATTCTAGTGGAATTTCATCAAATACTTTACCTCGTAGAAGAAAACAGAAATCAGTTGAAGATTTAAGGGGTCGAGCTTCAAGAAGTAGCTCAAATTCCAGAGATAATGGAATGGTTTCATCGATTACAGTAACGACAAGGAACAATATGGGCCCAGCGTTTTTTACACCTAAAACTTTTACTCCCCCAAACAAAGTTACTAATAGAAAAACGActtcaaaaacaagaatttatcATGAGATGGGAATACAAACTGTTATGATTGGACACGATATTCAAAGAGCATTCGACGGCAAAACATGCCGATGCGTTCAAATAGATTCAGCTGAATTTGCAGAAAAACAAACGCAGTCAGATATAAGAGACATTGAAATAGAGCGTCTTCGCGGGGAGATACAATCGCTTATAAGTAAACAATCAGAGTTATCAAATAAGTTAgacgaaaaaacaataaaagttcaaactatggaacaacaaataattaaggaaagagaagaaaaaatttcaattcaaagagaattaaatcaaaacactGAACGTGTGATCGGTATGTTAGAATTTACACGCCAATCGCAGCCAGAAGAAGGCAGTTGCGACAGCCTTATGATGTTAGAATCTCAAATACAGATGTCGGGTCACGAACTAGTGGAAAAACAAcatgaaattataaaattaagaaagcTTTGCCGCACCTTACAAGCAGAAATGGAGCGGGTATTGGTCTCACAAGAATGTCTGATGCAGGAAAAAATATGCATGGAGCGAGAAGCAGTTGAGCTGCAAGACTTCCTTCAGCATGAAAAAACAGCAATGTGTGATGCACTCAACGAAAGTGAGCTTGAATATAAGCATTGCAAAAAAATGCTCTccgaaaaagaagaagagatcAAGGTCTTACGTGACGAGTGTCGTCATTTAGTTAGATTAAATGAGCAACGAAG gcaagaaaacaaactaatgcaatcaaaatattcacttcttgagtcaaaaatcaaagaccttaaactcaatcaaaatacaGCAGTAAATGGGGCATCTATGGCGCTTTCAGGCCTACATGCTAGGTTGGACAACTTAGTGGAACAACTTATATCATCATATAATATATCCGAGCAAGATTTAGAG GATTTTGcatatcacaatgaagcttacCCCAATAGTATAAGCAGCTGTAACGTAACTCCTGAGTATGAAAATAATGCCGATGTGGGGCATACCGACCAAACTGATGGCTCATTGTCGCCGCAAAGAAATCAGTCATTTATTGCAGCAGTCATTAGTGCCATTCGAAATGCTACAGTTCCAACTGGTAAAAAATTCCGGTCGTTTAGTAGTAAACAGTCAGAGGCGGCTAACGGAG acgAATCTGATTCTACGGAAATGCTTGATTCTGAAACGGAACCCTGCCTCATGATGGACAACGTGTTAGAAGATGTGACAATGCCTGACTCTCATTCGCATAATATGGTTTCCTCAACAGGAATTGCAATTTCTCAAATAGAACTGCCTCCCGATTTAGTTCATGCAGGGGACGATTCACTTCATAACTTGTCGCAGGCAATTACAAATCGCCAACAAGCTGAATTGCAAATAACATCAACAGCTTTGAACGTAGTTTGTCAGTTGGg TAAAAACGTTGAGAACAGCTTGGTGGATGAAATAAGTTTCCATGAATCTGTTGCTGAAATGCCGTCTATTGTAGACTACTGTTCGACACAAGCACTTGTTGATCAAGTGATAGAGGTTGATAACCTTATTACAAAATTACTGAAAGTTTTGAGACTGATTCAAATGGATAACGATCTTTGCATTCAGCAACTAATTGTTGATaa AAATAAACTTCAACAAAACAAGGAAGATATGTTGGAAAAACTCAAAGATCTTCAGGATATGAATAACAAGTTGCAGGACGAACTGATGGATGCTACACAAGAGCTAATGATGAAAACCGCAGATCTTACTACTTCTAAAGCTGATATTCAGAGACATAGAAATGAAATAGAT agACTCAATGAAGACATTTGCCAGCTCAGTACATTATGTAGTCAAAATAATTCACAATGCAATTCTTTGGAGCAAGAGGAAACAACGGACGGTATTTTGAGAATGTTAAAAAACTGGAACCAAAATGGACGTTTTGAAGAAGCAGATCTTAAAGGTTATCTGGAAAGCGTTTGCATTGAG CCCcgagaaactttaaaaattcaaagaaactttCTATCTGTTTCATATGAAAAACCAATACATGAGATTCGTCGACAGTGTGAATTGATAAATAACGCTTTAAATGTTCTCAATAAACTTGAGAACATTGTTCGCGAAAATCCATTACTACTTCAATTGCAGCTCGACCTTGAGAAAGTCAATGTGGAATCCAACAAGACTCTTTCATTTTATTCATCATCTTCACAAGAAGATATTAACGCTAATGACTCATCAGTAACTTTAGCTAAAATTAGTTGCGAAGATTCCACAAATCAAACACCGGattaa
- the LOC129944469 gene encoding myosin-2 heavy chain isoform X2 yields the protein MLQITNGDSSEVELKNSVPIIDIPDQKEDVCENVLEGKMISTELNGTADPCSKTILNYDGSDSGLDIATTVSLRLQRALSSNSGDYASSSGGIDVESNVNDNLSCGSSMISCTSDLCSEHKTVSTVPHQKANYECCSENGSESSSVAVGCKIRKTNNVKKKVGVFDPNSNKSVWKMSDGNQQSTQLNKMRSRVSNTSHTKTENFSLQIRERARSREKAEKPLSNSSSKNGTPPFRSTPVRRTPKPDSLPSALNSTVCLQRGSYRTPSMTRARTPGTPSDDGRWPSIGGRGASVGIGPKRGTSVTPELGSLKIRGQIMSFDSKCLNSSGISSNTLPRRRKQKSVEDLRGRASRSSSNSRDNGMVSSITVTTRNNMGPAFFTPKTFTPPNKVTNRKTTSKTRIYHEMGIQTVMIGHDIQRAFDGKTCRCVQIDSAEFAEKQTQSDIRDIEIERLRGEIQSLISKQSELSNKLDEKTIKVQTMEQQIIKEREEKISIQRELNQNTERVIGMLEFTRQSQPEEGSCDSLMMLESQIQMSGHELVEKQHEIIKLRKLCRTLQAEMERVLVSQECLMQEKICMEREAVELQDFLQHEKTAMCDALNESELEYKHCKKMLSEKEEEIKVLRDECRHLVRLNEQRRQENKLMQSKYSLLESKIKDLKLNQNTAVNGASMALSGLHARLDNLVEQLISSYNISEQDLEDFAYHNEAYPNSISSCNVTPEYENNADVGHTDQTDGSLSPQRNQSFIAAVISAIRNATVPTGKKFRSFSSKQSEAANGDESDSTEMLDSETEPCLMMDNVLEDVTMPDSHSHNMVSSTGIAISQIELPPDLVHAGDDSLHNLSQAITNRQQAELQITSTALNVVCQLGKNVENSLVDEISFHESVAEMPSIVDYCSTQALVDQVIEVDNLITKLLKVLRLIQMDNDLCIQQLIVDKNKLQQNKEDMLEKLKDLQDMNNKLQDELMDATQELMMKTADLTTSKADIQRHRNEIDRLNEDICQLSTLCSQNNSQCNSLEQEETTDGILRMLKNWNQNGRFEEADLKGYLESVCIEPRETLKIQRNFLSVSYEKPIHEIRRQCELINNALNVLNKLENIVRENPLLLQLQLDLEKVNVESNKTLSFYSSSSQEDINANDSSVTLAKISCEDSTNQTPD from the exons ATGCTGCAAATAACAAATGGAGACAGTTCTGAAGTGGAATTGAAAAACTCTGTTCCGATCATAGACATCCCCGATCAAAAAGAAGATGTTTGTGAAAATGTTTTAGAAGGCAAAATGATAAGTACAGAACTAAACGGGACTGCTGATCCATGTTCCAAAACTATTCTTAACTATGATGGAAGTGATAGTGGTTTGGATATAGCTACAACTGTAAGTCTACGTTTGCAACGCGCGCTAAGCAGTAATAGTGGTGATTACGCTAGCAGTAGCGGTGGGATAGATGTTGAGTCAAATGTCAACGATAATTTATCATGTGGATCAAGTATGATAAGTTGTACATCTGACTTATGCAGCGAACATAAAACAGTTAGTACAGTTCCTCACCAGAAAGCCAATTATGAGTGCTGTAGTGAAAATGGAAGCGAAAGCTCTTCAGTAGCTGTTGGATGTAAGATTCGGAAAACTAATAATGTCAAGAAAAAAGTTGGAGTGTTTGACCCAAATTCCAATAAATCAGTTTGGAAGATGAGCGATGGAAATCAACAAAGTACACAACTGAATAAAATGAGATCCCGTGTGAGTAACACATCACATACAAAAACAGAGAATTTTTCTTTGCAAATACGTGAGCGTGCAAGATCTCGCGAAAAAGCGGAAAAACCACTTTCAAACTCCTCAAGCAAAAATGGTACACCTCCATTCCGTTCGACTCCAGTAAGACGCACACCAAAGCCAGACTCGTTGCCAAGTGCTTTAAATTCCACAGTTTGCTTACAACGCGGTTCCTATCGTACTCCCTCAATGACAAGAGCACGTACACCAGGGACTCCCTCAGATGATGGACGCTGGCCTTCAATTGGAGGTAGAGGTGCAAGCGTTGGTATAGGTCCAAAACGTGGCACCTCTGTAACACCAGAGTTGGGGTCACTTAAAATCCGCGGACAAATAATGTCTTTTGACTCTAAGTGCTTGAATTCTAGTGGAATTTCATCAAATACTTTACCTCGTAGAAGAAAACAGAAATCAGTTGAAGATTTAAGGGGTCGAGCTTCAAGAAGTAGCTCAAATTCCAGAGATAATGGAATGGTTTCATCGATTACAGTAACGACAAGGAACAATATGGGCCCAGCGTTTTTTACACCTAAAACTTTTACTCCCCCAAACAAAGTTACTAATAGAAAAACGActtcaaaaacaagaatttatcATGAGATGGGAATACAAACTGTTATGATTGGACACGATATTCAAAGAGCATTCGACGGCAAAACATGCCGATGCGTTCAAATAGATTCAGCTGAATTTGCAGAAAAACAAACGCAGTCAGATATAAGAGACATTGAAATAGAGCGTCTTCGCGGGGAGATACAATCGCTTATAAGTAAACAATCAGAGTTATCAAATAAGTTAgacgaaaaaacaataaaagttcaaactatggaacaacaaataattaaggaaagagaagaaaaaatttcaattcaaagagaattaaatcaaaacactGAACGTGTGATCGGTATGTTAGAATTTACACGCCAATCGCAGCCAGAAGAAGGCAGTTGCGACAGCCTTATGATGTTAGAATCTCAAATACAGATGTCGGGTCACGAACTAGTGGAAAAACAAcatgaaattataaaattaagaaagcTTTGCCGCACCTTACAAGCAGAAATGGAGCGGGTATTGGTCTCACAAGAATGTCTGATGCAGGAAAAAATATGCATGGAGCGAGAAGCAGTTGAGCTGCAAGACTTCCTTCAGCATGAAAAAACAGCAATGTGTGATGCACTCAACGAAAGTGAGCTTGAATATAAGCATTGCAAAAAAATGCTCTccgaaaaagaagaagagatcAAGGTCTTACGTGACGAGTGTCGTCATTTAGTTAGATTAAATGAGCAACGAAG gcaagaaaacaaactaatgcaatcaaaatattcacttcttgagtcaaaaatcaaagaccttaaactcaatcaaaatacaGCAGTAAATGGGGCATCTATGGCGCTTTCAGGCCTACATGCTAGGTTGGACAACTTAGTGGAACAACTTATATCATCATATAATATATCCGAGCAAGATTTAGAG GATTTTGcatatcacaatgaagcttacCCCAATAGTATAAGCAGCTGTAACGTAACTCCTGAGTATGAAAATAATGCCGATGTGGGGCATACCGACCAAACTGATGGCTCATTGTCGCCGCAAAGAAATCAGTCATTTATTGCAGCAGTCATTAGTGCCATTCGAAATGCTACAGTTCCAACTGGTAAAAAATTCCGGTCGTTTAGTAGTAAACAGTCAGAGGCGGCTAACGGAG acgAATCTGATTCTACGGAAATGCTTGATTCTGAAACGGAACCCTGCCTCATGATGGACAACGTGTTAGAAGATGTGACAATGCCTGACTCTCATTCGCATAATATGGTTTCCTCAACAGGAATTGCAATTTCTCAAATAGAACTGCCTCCCGATTTAGTTCATGCAGGGGACGATTCACTTCATAACTTGTCGCAGGCAATTACAAATCGCCAACAAGCTGAATTGCAAATAACATCAACAGCTTTGAACGTAGTTTGTCAGTTGGg TAAAAACGTTGAGAACAGCTTGGTGGATGAAATAAGTTTCCATGAATCTGTTGCTGAAATGCCGTCTATTGTAGACTACTGTTCGACACAAGCACTTGTTGATCAAGTGATAGAGGTTGATAACCTTATTACAAAATTACTGAAAGTTTTGAGACTGATTCAAATGGATAACGATCTTTGCATTCAGCAACTAATTGTTGATaa AAATAAACTTCAACAAAACAAGGAAGATATGTTGGAAAAACTCAAAGATCTTCAGGATATGAATAACAAGTTGCAGGACGAACTGATGGATGCTACACAAGAGCTAATGATGAAAACCGCAGATCTTACTACTTCTAAAGCTGATATTCAGAGACATAGAAATGAAATAGAT agACTCAATGAAGACATTTGCCAGCTCAGTACATTATGTAGTCAAAATAATTCACAATGCAATTCTTTGGAGCAAGAGGAAACAACGGACGGTATTTTGAGAATGTTAAAAAACTGGAACCAAAATGGACGTTTTGAAGAAGCAGATCTTAAAGGTTATCTGGAAAGCGTTTGCATTGAG CCCcgagaaactttaaaaattcaaagaaactttCTATCTGTTTCATATGAAAAACCAATACATGAGATTCGTCGACAGTGTGAATTGATAAATAACGCTTTAAATGTTCTCAATAAACTTGAGAACATTGTTCGCGAAAATCCATTACTACTTCAATTGCAGCTCGACCTTGAGAAAGTCAATGTGGAATCCAACAAGACTCTTTCATTTTATTCATCATCTTCACAAGAAGATATTAACGCTAATGACTCATCAGTAACTTTAGCTAAAATTAGTTGCGAAGATTCCACAAATCAAACACCGGattaa
- the LOC129944470 gene encoding troponin C produces MSTPFVDEDLTPEQIAVLQKAFNSFDNQKSGSIPTEMVADILRLMGQPFDKKILEELIEEVDEDKSGRLEFGEFVQLAAKFIVEEDAEAMQKELREAFRLYDKQGNGFIPTSCLKEILKELDDQLTEAELDIMIEEIDSDGSGTVDFDEFMEMMTGE; encoded by the exons atgagtaCTCCTTTTGTT gatGAAGATCTTACTCCAGAGCAGATTGCCG TTCTTCAAAAGGCTTTCAACAGTTTTGACAACCAAAAGAGCGGATCTATCCCAACCGAAATGGTAGCCGACATTCTACGCTTGATGGGTCAGCCCTTCGATAAGAAAATTTTGGAAGAACTTATTGAAGAAGTTGACGAAGACA AATCTGGGCGTCTGGAGTTTGGAGAATTCGTTCAGCTTGCCGCCAAATTTATTGTTGAAGAAGATGCGGAAGCGATGCAAAAGGAATTGCGCGAAGCTTTCCGTTTATACGATAAACAAGGCAATGGTTTCATCCCAACTTCCTGCCTCAAAGAAATTCTTAAAGAATTGGATGACCAACTGACAGAAGCCGAGTTGGACATTATGATTGAGGAAATCGATTCAGATGGTTCAGGAACCGTTGATTTCGATG AATTTATGGAAATGATGACCGGGGAATAA